One genomic window of Pseudanabaenaceae cyanobacterium SKYG29 includes the following:
- the groL gene encoding chaperonin GroEL (60 kDa chaperone family; promotes refolding of misfolded polypeptides especially under stressful conditions; forms two stacked rings of heptamers to form a barrel-shaped 14mer; ends can be capped by GroES; misfolded proteins enter the barrel where they are refolded when GroES binds), with protein MAKQVIYKEEARRALERGIDALAEAVAITLGPKGRNVVLEKKFGAPQIINDGVTIAKEIELEDHIENTGVSLIRQAAAKTNDVAGDGTTTATVLAQAMIKEGLRNVAAGANPILLKRGIDKATEYLCQRIKELSRQVEGSTGIAQVASISAGNDEAVGKMIAEAMEKVGKEGVITLEEGKSMTTEVEVTEGMRFDRGYISPYFVTDSERMEAVLEDPYILITDKKITLIQDLVPVLEQVARAGKPLMIIAEDIEKEALATLVVNKLRGVLSVAAAKAPGFGDRRKAMLQDIAILTGGQMISEDVGMKLEAVKLDMLGRARRVTVTKEHTTIVAEGHEKEVKARCEQIRKELEETDSTYDKEKLQERLAKLSGGVAVIKVGAATETELKDRKLRLEDAINATKAALEEGIVPGGGAALIHAAKGMETWAKEHLSGEELTGAMIVLRAISAPALRIAYNAGQNGDVIVERLKEKDYPIGYNAVTEEFVDMFAAGIVDPAKVTRSALQNAASIASMVLTTECIVVDKPEPKKAAPAGGGAGADMDY; from the coding sequence ATGGCAAAACAAGTCATCTACAAAGAAGAAGCACGCCGTGCCCTGGAGCGTGGGATTGATGCCCTGGCAGAAGCGGTAGCTATTACCCTTGGTCCCAAGGGGCGCAATGTGGTGCTAGAGAAAAAGTTTGGTGCTCCCCAGATCATCAATGATGGTGTGACGATCGCCAAAGAGATTGAATTAGAAGACCACATTGAAAACACAGGGGTTTCGCTGATTCGCCAAGCTGCTGCCAAGACCAATGACGTAGCGGGGGACGGTACTACCACTGCTACAGTCCTTGCCCAAGCCATGATCAAGGAAGGGCTACGCAACGTTGCGGCTGGTGCTAATCCCATTCTCCTCAAGCGGGGTATTGACAAAGCCACAGAATACCTCTGCCAGCGCATCAAAGAACTGAGCCGTCAGGTTGAGGGTTCCACTGGTATTGCCCAAGTAGCCTCTATTTCCGCTGGCAATGATGAGGCGGTCGGTAAAATGATTGCCGAAGCGATGGAAAAGGTGGGCAAGGAGGGGGTCATCACCCTAGAAGAAGGCAAGTCCATGACCACCGAGGTAGAGGTCACGGAAGGGATGCGTTTCGATCGGGGTTACATTTCGCCCTATTTTGTCACCGACTCCGAACGCATGGAAGCAGTTTTGGAAGACCCCTACATTTTAATTACCGATAAGAAGATCACTCTCATTCAAGACCTCGTGCCCGTCTTGGAGCAAGTTGCTCGGGCTGGCAAGCCTTTGATGATTATTGCCGAAGACATCGAAAAAGAAGCCCTTGCCACTCTGGTGGTAAACAAGCTGCGGGGTGTACTGAGTGTAGCTGCTGCGAAAGCCCCTGGCTTCGGTGACCGCCGTAAAGCTATGCTCCAGGACATTGCCATCCTCACTGGTGGGCAGATGATCAGCGAAGACGTGGGCATGAAATTGGAAGCTGTCAAGCTAGACATGCTCGGTCGTGCTCGCCGCGTGACCGTGACCAAGGAACACACCACGATCGTGGCTGAAGGTCATGAAAAAGAAGTGAAAGCCCGCTGTGAGCAAATTCGCAAGGAGTTAGAAGAAACGGACTCCACCTACGACAAGGAAAAACTGCAAGAACGCCTGGCTAAGTTGTCGGGTGGGGTAGCTGTGATCAAAGTCGGTGCCGCTACAGAAACAGAATTGAAGGACCGCAAGCTGCGTTTAGAAGATGCCATCAACGCCACCAAAGCTGCTTTGGAAGAAGGGATTGTGCCCGGTGGTGGTGCTGCCCTCATCCATGCGGCTAAAGGAATGGAAACCTGGGCGAAAGAACACCTAAGCGGGGAAGAACTCACCGGTGCCATGATTGTGCTGCGGGCTATTTCCGCGCCGGCGCTGCGCATCGCTTACAACGCAGGGCAAAATGGCGATGTGATTGTAGAACGCCTGAAGGAAAAAGATTATCCCATTGGCTATAACGCTGTTACGGAAGAGTTCGTCGACATGTTTGCCGCCGGTATTGTTGACCCTGCTAAGGTGACCCGATCGGCATTGCAAAACGCTGCGTCCATTGCCAGCATGGTTCTGACTACCGAATGTATTGTGGTAGACAAGCCTGAGCCGAAGAAAGCTGCTCCTGCTGGTGGCGGTGCTGGTGCCGATATGGATTACTAA
- the miaB gene encoding tRNA (N6-isopentenyl adenosine(37)-C2)-methylthiotransferase MiaB, with the protein MTGKYHIVTFGCQMNKADSERMAGILEAMGYAPTENIDEAKLVLYNTCSIRDNAEQKVYSYLGRQAKRKHIEPDLTLVVAGCVAQQEGEKLLRRVPEVDLVMGPQYANRLAELLEQVAQGRQVVATEEAYIEEDITKPRRQSQVTAWVNVIYGCNERCTYCIVPFVRGQEQSRSPAAIKREIEELAKQGYKEVTLLGQNIDAYGRDLPPGGIGRGVGGKVTFTDLLYYIHDVEGIERIRFATSHPRYFSRRLIQACYELPKVCEHFHIPFQSGDNDILKAMARGYTRERYRQIIDQIRELMPDAAISADAIVGFPGETEEQFTNTIKLVEEIGFDNVNTAAYSPRPGTPAALWANQIPEEVKDDRLQRLNHVVQQVAAQRSLRYADRVEEILIEGRQPKEPYPLMGRTRTNRITFIHADRPDLLGKLVKVKITEVRPFSLTGTLLDD; encoded by the coding sequence ATGACTGGCAAGTATCACATTGTCACCTTTGGTTGTCAAATGAATAAAGCCGACTCCGAGCGCATGGCGGGGATACTAGAAGCTATGGGTTATGCCCCCACAGAAAATATTGACGAAGCCAAGCTAGTGCTCTACAACACCTGCAGCATCAGGGACAATGCCGAGCAAAAGGTCTACTCCTACCTAGGCAGACAAGCAAAGCGCAAACACATAGAGCCAGACCTGACTTTAGTAGTAGCGGGGTGTGTAGCGCAGCAGGAAGGGGAGAAATTGTTGCGTCGGGTGCCAGAGGTTGACCTGGTCATGGGACCGCAGTACGCCAATCGGTTGGCGGAATTACTAGAGCAGGTAGCCCAGGGGCGCCAGGTAGTGGCAACGGAAGAGGCTTATATTGAGGAAGACATCACCAAACCGCGGCGGCAGAGCCAGGTTACAGCTTGGGTAAATGTCATCTATGGCTGCAATGAGAGATGTACTTACTGCATCGTGCCCTTTGTACGGGGACAGGAACAATCCCGATCGCCTGCTGCTATCAAACGGGAGATAGAAGAGTTGGCCAAGCAGGGTTACAAAGAGGTGACGCTCCTAGGACAGAACATTGATGCCTATGGCAGAGACTTACCCCCAGGAGGCATTGGTAGAGGGGTAGGGGGCAAAGTTACTTTTACTGATTTGTTGTATTACATCCACGACGTAGAGGGAATTGAGCGCATTCGCTTTGCTACTAGCCATCCCCGCTATTTCAGTCGGAGATTGATCCAAGCCTGCTATGAGCTGCCTAAGGTCTGTGAACATTTCCATATTCCCTTTCAGTCAGGGGACAATGATATTTTGAAGGCAATGGCGAGGGGCTACACCCGGGAAAGATACCGCCAAATCATTGATCAAATCAGAGAACTAATGCCCGATGCAGCAATCAGTGCCGATGCGATCGTGGGTTTTCCCGGGGAAACGGAAGAGCAATTTACCAACACAATCAAACTAGTGGAGGAAATTGGGTTTGACAATGTCAATACTGCTGCCTATTCCCCCCGCCCTGGTACACCAGCTGCCCTATGGGCAAATCAGATTCCTGAAGAGGTGAAAGATGACCGTCTGCAGAGATTAAATCATGTTGTACAACAGGTAGCAGCACAACGATCGTTACGCTATGCCGATCGTGTAGAAGAGATACTGATTGAAGGTAGACAGCCGAAGGAACCCTATCCCCTTATGGGGAGGACACGCACCAATCGCATTACTTTCATTCATGCTGACAGACCAGATTTGCTTGGCAAGTTAGTAAAGGTGAAAATCACAGAAGTAAGACCCTTTAGTTTGACAGGAACTTTGTTAGATGACTAA
- a CDS encoding YdiU family protein — MTNPFLQLNYEPAFESLGTEFYSIVEAAAFPQHILRWRNDALLPQIGLQPDQVKDEDFIEAFGHFRSVRPFLAMAYHGYQFGVYNPELGDGRGFLYGQVRGVDGNLYDFGTKGSGRTPYSRTADGRLTLKGGVREILAAEALHRLGVKTSRCLSMIETGEALIRYDEPSPTRSCVMVRFSLSHIRFGTFERLQYLKRPDLIQKLLDHVIHYYYSHLADKEDRYILFYQELVERIAILCAQWMAAGFCHAVLNTDNMSITGESFDYGPYAFLPTYEPRFTAAYFDYTGRYAYANQPNACYWNLERLQEPLAAVLDPDAMTAALAKFKDCYISTYERRMEQRLGLAGLDNRELENLIVATIQLLYATQWGYNEFFIDLKQQVQPQWWQESHSILAGKEAALSDVVVGLLQKWREIYHTYLQKQNYQEVVDRLRRWNPNKALIRPEIERIWAAITEEDNWQPFYELVEEIRA; from the coding sequence ATGACTAATCCTTTTCTGCAGCTCAATTACGAACCCGCCTTTGAGTCCCTAGGCACTGAATTCTACAGTATTGTTGAAGCCGCTGCTTTTCCCCAACATATCTTACGTTGGCGCAACGATGCCCTTTTACCACAAATTGGCTTACAACCAGACCAGGTAAAAGATGAAGACTTTATTGAAGCCTTTGGGCATTTCCGATCGGTGCGTCCCTTCTTAGCCATGGCCTATCACGGCTATCAGTTTGGCGTGTACAATCCCGAACTGGGGGATGGCAGGGGGTTCTTGTACGGGCAGGTGCGGGGCGTAGATGGTAATTTATACGACTTTGGCACTAAGGGATCGGGCAGGACACCCTACTCCCGTACAGCCGATGGCAGATTGACTTTGAAGGGGGGGGTAAGAGAGATATTGGCAGCGGAAGCCCTGCATCGCTTGGGGGTCAAAACGTCGCGGTGTTTGAGCATGATTGAGACGGGAGAAGCCCTGATACGCTATGACGAACCTTCCCCCACCCGTTCCTGTGTGATGGTGCGCTTTTCCCTTTCCCATATTCGCTTTGGCACCTTTGAACGACTGCAGTACCTCAAGCGCCCTGATTTAATCCAAAAGCTGCTAGACCACGTCATCCATTACTACTATAGTCATCTGGCAGACAAAGAAGATAGGTACATTCTTTTCTATCAGGAGTTGGTGGAACGAATTGCTATACTGTGTGCCCAGTGGATGGCGGCGGGCTTTTGTCATGCTGTCTTAAACACTGACAATATGTCGATTACGGGGGAAAGTTTTGACTACGGTCCCTATGCCTTTTTGCCCACCTATGAACCTCGGTTTACCGCTGCCTATTTTGATTACACCGGTCGTTATGCCTACGCCAATCAGCCCAATGCCTGTTACTGGAATTTAGAAAGGTTACAGGAACCCCTAGCAGCTGTGTTGGATCCCGATGCCATGACTGCTGCTTTAGCTAAATTTAAGGACTGTTATATTTCTACCTACGAAAGACGGATGGAACAGCGGTTAGGTCTGGCGGGTTTGGATAACAGAGAATTGGAAAATCTGATTGTTGCTACGATTCAACTCCTCTATGCTACCCAGTGGGGATACAACGAATTCTTTATCGACCTAAAACAGCAAGTCCAGCCCCAGTGGTGGCAGGAGTCTCACAGTATTCTCGCAGGAAAAGAGGCAGCCCTATCGGATGTAGTTGTCGGTCTGTTGCAAAAATGGCGCGAGATTTACCACACCTACTTGCAGAAACAGAACTATCAGGAAGTAGTCGATCGTTTACGGCGCTGGAACCCCAACAAAGCCCTCATTCGTCCGGAAATTGAACGCATTTGGGCAGCGATTACAGAGGAGGATAATTGGCAACCTTTCTACGAGTTAGTTGAGGAGATTCGCGCCTAG
- the uvrA gene encoding excinuclease ABC subunit UvrA, which translates to MADYILVRGARQHNLKNIDLKLPRNQLIVFTGVSGSGKSSLAFDTIFAEGQRRYVESLSAYARQFLGQLEKPEVDYIEGLSPAIAIDQKSTSHNPRSTVGTVTEIYDYLRLLFGRVGDPHCYICDRNIAPQTIDQMVDQIMALPERTKIQLLAPVVRGKKGTQQKLLSQLLSEGFARVRIDGEIRELTDNIELDKNKKHDIEVVVDRLIIKAGIQERLTDSLSTCLKRAEGIAMVEILTEDKSEIITFSENFACPEHGAVMDELSPRLFSFNSPYGACPACHGLGFVKTFSPDLLIPDPSLPVYAAIAPWSDKNHTYYLSLLISVAEYAGFDIKTPWQKLSDYQKDIILYGTTEPIPLYTDSRYDRQTYLKRYEGVIALLEQQYQQASETYQQKLEQYLVSTPCSTCHGTRLKPEALAVRVGGYRITDFTSVPIATCLHRIKNLQLTDRAAQIADQVIKELSTRLQFLVDVGLDYLTLDRPAATLSGGEAQRIRLATQIGSGLTGVLYVLDEPSIGLHQRDNDRLLSTLVKLRDLGNTLIVVEHDEETIRRADHIVDIGPGAGIHGGQIVAQGTVADISDHPDSITGAYLSGRKQIYTPATRRPGNGRHLEIKDAYRHNLKHIDVKIPLGQLVCITGVSGSGKSTLLNEILLPYLQHHFYKNVPIPPGVNRIEGLHHLDKFIVIDQSPIGRTPRSNPATYTGAFDFIRETFALTPAAKARGYKAGQFSFNVKGGRCEACGGQGVNVISMQFLPDVYVKCDVCKGARYNRETLQVKYKDKTIADVLEMTIEEAMHFFANIPAIHSRLSMLVDVGLGYIKLGQPAPTLSGGEAQRVKLATELAKKATGKTLYLIDEPTTGLSFYDVHKLIDVLQRLVDKGNSIVVIEHNLDVIRCADWIIDLGPEGGDRGGQIVATGTPELVATVEASHTGRFLRQVLDRYPRAPQ; encoded by the coding sequence ATGGCAGACTACATCCTGGTTAGGGGGGCAAGGCAACACAATCTCAAAAATATTGACCTAAAATTGCCGCGCAATCAACTCATAGTATTTACGGGAGTTTCTGGTTCGGGGAAGTCTTCTCTAGCTTTTGATACAATTTTTGCCGAAGGACAGAGGCGGTATGTGGAGTCTTTGAGTGCCTATGCCCGTCAGTTCCTAGGTCAGCTGGAAAAACCAGAAGTCGACTACATCGAGGGTCTGAGTCCTGCTATCGCTATTGATCAAAAATCTACATCCCATAATCCCCGCTCCACGGTCGGTACAGTGACAGAAATCTACGACTATCTGCGTCTGCTCTTTGGTCGGGTTGGTGACCCCCACTGTTATATCTGCGATCGCAATATTGCCCCTCAGACGATCGATCAAATGGTTGATCAAATCATGGCATTACCTGAGCGCACAAAAATACAATTACTGGCACCAGTGGTTAGGGGTAAGAAAGGTACACAACAAAAGTTACTGAGCCAGTTACTGAGTGAAGGATTTGCCAGAGTGCGTATCGATGGCGAAATTAGGGAACTGACTGACAACATTGAATTGGATAAAAACAAAAAGCATGATATAGAAGTAGTAGTCGATCGGTTAATCATCAAAGCAGGTATACAAGAACGGTTGACCGATTCTCTATCCACTTGCTTAAAACGGGCAGAAGGAATTGCCATGGTAGAGATTCTGACAGAAGATAAAAGTGAGATTATTACTTTTTCGGAAAACTTTGCCTGTCCGGAACATGGGGCAGTGATGGATGAATTATCTCCCCGTCTATTTTCTTTCAATTCTCCCTATGGTGCCTGTCCTGCCTGTCATGGCTTAGGTTTTGTCAAAACTTTTTCCCCCGATCTACTGATTCCTGACCCCAGTCTGCCCGTCTATGCTGCTATTGCCCCCTGGTCAGACAAAAACCACACCTATTATCTTTCCCTGTTGATCAGTGTGGCGGAATATGCAGGTTTTGACATCAAGACTCCCTGGCAAAAACTCTCTGACTATCAAAAAGACATCATTTTGTACGGCACGACGGAACCAATTCCCCTGTATACCGATTCTCGCTACGATCGGCAAACCTACCTCAAACGCTATGAAGGGGTTATTGCTCTGCTGGAACAACAATATCAACAGGCATCGGAAACCTATCAACAAAAACTAGAACAATATCTGGTATCTACTCCCTGTTCTACCTGTCATGGCACGCGACTCAAACCGGAAGCCTTGGCTGTGCGGGTGGGGGGGTATCGCATCACCGATTTTACCTCTGTCCCCATAGCCACGTGTCTGCATCGGATTAAGAACCTGCAGTTGACCGATCGGGCGGCGCAAATTGCTGACCAAGTGATCAAAGAACTCAGCACTCGATTGCAGTTTCTGGTGGATGTGGGCTTGGATTACTTGACTCTCGATCGTCCCGCTGCCACGCTTTCAGGGGGGGAAGCCCAGCGGATTCGCCTAGCGACACAAATTGGCTCAGGGTTGACAGGGGTATTGTATGTGCTAGATGAACCGAGTATAGGACTGCATCAAAGAGATAACGATCGGTTGCTCTCCACTTTGGTCAAACTGCGGGATTTAGGGAATACTCTGATTGTCGTGGAACATGATGAAGAAACGATTCGCCGCGCTGACCATATAGTAGATATTGGACCGGGAGCAGGCATTCACGGGGGGCAGATAGTTGCCCAAGGTACAGTGGCAGATATTTCCGACCATCCTGATTCTATTACCGGTGCCTATCTATCTGGCAGAAAACAAATTTATACCCCCGCCACCCGTCGCCCAGGGAATGGCAGACACCTGGAAATCAAAGATGCCTATCGTCACAACCTTAAACACATCGATGTCAAGATTCCTTTGGGCCAGTTGGTTTGTATTACGGGCGTATCAGGGTCGGGCAAATCCACGCTTCTCAACGAAATTCTCTTACCTTACCTGCAACATCATTTTTACAAAAACGTACCCATTCCCCCTGGGGTGAACAGAATTGAAGGACTGCACCACTTGGACAAATTCATAGTTATCGATCAGTCCCCCATCGGACGCACACCCCGATCGAATCCTGCTACTTACACAGGAGCTTTTGACTTTATCCGCGAAACCTTTGCCCTCACGCCCGCTGCCAAAGCTAGGGGGTATAAAGCTGGTCAATTCTCTTTCAATGTCAAGGGGGGCAGATGCGAGGCCTGTGGCGGTCAAGGGGTAAATGTCATTTCCATGCAGTTTTTGCCGGATGTCTATGTCAAGTGCGATGTCTGCAAAGGTGCCAGATACAACCGCGAAACCCTGCAAGTGAAATACAAAGATAAAACGATCGCTGATGTCCTAGAGATGACCATTGAAGAAGCCATGCACTTTTTTGCGAACATTCCTGCCATTCACAGCCGCTTGAGTATGTTAGTGGATGTCGGTTTAGGCTATATCAAGTTGGGACAACCCGCTCCCACTCTGTCAGGCGGAGAAGCACAACGAGTCAAGCTGGCAACCGAACTAGCGAAAAAAGCTACAGGCAAAACCCTCTATCTAATTGACGAACCAACAACAGGATTGAGTTTTTATGATGTGCACAAATTAATTGATGTTTTGCAGAGATTGGTAGACAAAGGTAACAGCATCGTTGTCATTGAACATAACCTGGATGTCATTCGCTGTGCTGATTGGATCATTGACCTAGGACCGGAAGGCGGCGACAGGGGCGGGCAAATTGTTGCCACTGGTACCCCCGAATTAGTCGCTACCGTAGAAGCATCCCACACTGGTAGATTTTTACGCCAAGTCCTCGATCGTTATCCTAGAGCGCCACAGTAG
- a CDS encoding amino acid permease, producing the protein MAERKLKKIVRYGSVSADYLQRRQLRQGIGFWLLWGCGIGIVIDGIFAGWNEGLAYAGFWGMAIATALVAGMYMAITFSMAELSAALPHAGGFYAFTRTAFGAVGGFLCGIAELFEYVVINGWGLFYVGKFVHDVTGLPSLLVGSVDLTDMFLWIACTTFFTSLLIYSTELSLQVNLWIALLGIAMILLLVGGVLLTGKFDPQMLFTVPPNSARADASNFLPGGALGLLQAIPFAIWFYLAIEAMPITAEEAKDAQRDLPKAMVTAMVTLIVLSVLVLIFNPGIPLQVEEGGTILKGAAALAVSAEPMKQGLDFVFGTEGFLHSLIEVGNALAVFTGAPAVVFAYSRVFFALSRAGYLPQWISVTNERGIPTRGAILGGVLSVLVTFVFVLAGGEESTIGNSLVTISVIAALVTYILLLASYIKLQVDRPGMPRPYRSPVGILGAFLGLVLATIAFIACFTLETYRIAVYGTVIVFLLATAYFWFVGRKQLVAEAPEEQLAAVDDTTVAL; encoded by the coding sequence ATGGCTGAACGGAAACTGAAAAAAATTGTCCGCTATGGTAGTGTCAGTGCGGATTACCTCCAAAGGCGACAGTTACGGCAGGGTATCGGTTTTTGGCTGCTGTGGGGCTGTGGGATTGGTATTGTCATTGATGGTATCTTTGCCGGTTGGAATGAAGGTCTAGCTTACGCTGGTTTTTGGGGCATGGCGATCGCTACCGCCCTAGTGGCGGGAATGTATATGGCAATTACCTTTTCCATGGCAGAATTGTCAGCGGCTTTGCCCCATGCAGGGGGATTCTATGCTTTCACGCGCACGGCTTTCGGGGCGGTAGGTGGCTTCCTCTGTGGCATTGCTGAGCTGTTTGAGTACGTGGTGATTAACGGTTGGGGTTTATTCTACGTGGGTAAGTTTGTCCATGATGTCACGGGGTTGCCCTCGCTGCTAGTGGGGAGTGTAGATTTGACGGATATGTTTCTCTGGATTGCCTGTACAACTTTTTTCACATCCCTCCTAATTTACAGTACGGAGTTAAGCCTGCAAGTGAACCTCTGGATTGCTCTATTGGGCATAGCTATGATCTTGCTCTTGGTGGGGGGAGTGCTATTGACAGGCAAGTTTGACCCCCAGATGTTGTTCACGGTCCCTCCCAATTCTGCTAGAGCAGATGCCTCTAACTTTTTACCGGGGGGTGCCTTGGGATTGTTGCAGGCAATTCCCTTTGCCATTTGGTTTTACCTAGCGATCGAGGCGATGCCCATTACGGCGGAGGAAGCGAAGGATGCGCAGCGGGACTTACCCAAAGCAATGGTCACTGCTATGGTTACCTTGATTGTGTTGTCTGTGTTGGTTTTGATTTTTAACCCAGGGATTCCCTTGCAGGTGGAGGAAGGGGGGACAATTCTCAAGGGAGCAGCCGCTCTCGCTGTTTCAGCAGAACCGATGAAGCAGGGTTTAGATTTTGTGTTCGGTACGGAGGGATTTCTCCATAGCCTGATCGAAGTCGGTAATGCCCTCGCTGTATTTACTGGCGCACCAGCGGTGGTTTTTGCCTATAGCCGGGTGTTTTTTGCTCTGTCACGGGCGGGCTATTTGCCCCAGTGGATTTCTGTGACCAACGAGCGGGGTATTCCTACTAGAGGGGCGATTTTGGGTGGTGTTCTCTCGGTGTTGGTGACCTTTGTCTTTGTCCTCGCCGGGGGAGAAGAGAGCACCATTGGCAATAGTTTAGTCACCATTTCTGTGATTGCGGCATTGGTTACTTACATCTTGCTACTGGCAAGTTATATCAAGTTACAGGTCGATCGTCCGGGGATGCCCCGTCCCTATCGCAGTCCCGTGGGGATTTTGGGCGCATTCTTGGGATTAGTGCTGGCAACGATCGCTTTTATTGCCTGCTTTACCTTGGAAACCTATCGAATTGCTGTCTACGGTACGGTAATTGTTTTTCTATTAGCAACTGCTTATTTCTGGTTTGTTGGGCGCAAGCAACTGGTGGCGGAGGCACCGGAAGAACAATTGGCAGCGGTGGATGATACTACTGTGGCGCTCTAG
- the recN gene encoding DNA repair protein RecN has translation MLKQLQIENFALIEKLSLSLFPGLNILTGETGAGKSIILDALDCALGGKVTSRVIRRGSDRALVQAFFSLNPRVENWLQAENIPIDTADLVCSREITVRSSRSKVNGIIVNKQQMQSLRELLIEITAQGQTVLLAEADRQREWLDNLGGEKLLQVKEQVKQLYYAWEKAHRTLQERKHREQTRLQQIDMFQYQLRELDEANLDDPDELAKLEQERKRLSYVVDLQQQSYTVYQLLYQNDDYPACVDLLGQAEQILSKMTTIDDSLVPIWEMVQSALTQVEEAGRQINAYGSSLETDPDRLDYVEKRLRQLKQICRKYGPTLTDAIASAHKLRAYLHSLTEEEQPIEVLEEQLKLKAEKLQALAQTLTQLRQESAKLLEREMIKGLQSLAMEKVQFEVQITAIPPTPSGCDQVQFLFSPNPGEPLQPLTEIASGGEMSRFLLALKTCFAATSPVSTLVFDEIDVGVSGRVAQSIAHHLYRLSRRQQVLCVTHQPIVAAIADHHFHVAKHIVPETTEGGKTKERTYVTVSYLEGESRKQELAQIAGGIDVSDKPKRGRKKQTASESALAFAESLLEQADRLKLALG, from the coding sequence ATGTTAAAGCAGCTGCAGATTGAGAACTTTGCCTTGATCGAAAAGCTGTCATTATCTCTATTTCCTGGCTTAAATATTCTCACGGGGGAAACGGGTGCCGGTAAGTCCATTATTCTGGATGCCCTCGATTGCGCCCTAGGGGGGAAAGTCACTAGTCGGGTGATTCGGCGGGGGAGCGATCGTGCGCTAGTGCAGGCTTTTTTTAGCCTGAATCCCAGGGTAGAAAATTGGTTACAAGCAGAAAATATACCCATAGATACTGCTGATTTAGTTTGTAGTAGGGAAATTACTGTCCGATCGAGTCGCAGCAAAGTCAACGGCATAATCGTCAACAAGCAACAAATGCAAAGTTTACGGGAATTACTCATAGAAATTACGGCGCAGGGGCAGACAGTATTACTAGCCGAGGCAGATAGGCAAAGGGAATGGTTGGACAACCTTGGCGGTGAGAAATTATTACAAGTGAAAGAGCAGGTAAAGCAGTTATATTATGCTTGGGAGAAAGCCCATCGCACCCTACAGGAACGCAAACACAGAGAACAAACTCGGCTGCAACAGATTGATATGTTTCAGTACCAACTAAGGGAACTAGATGAGGCAAATTTAGATGACCCCGACGAACTGGCAAAACTGGAACAGGAACGTAAACGCCTGTCCTATGTCGTCGACTTACAACAACAAAGCTATACCGTCTATCAGCTTCTCTACCAAAACGACGATTACCCCGCCTGTGTGGATTTGCTAGGACAAGCGGAACAGATTTTAAGCAAAATGACAACGATCGATGACTCCCTTGTGCCGATTTGGGAAATGGTTCAAAGTGCTCTTACCCAGGTGGAAGAAGCGGGCAGGCAAATCAACGCCTATGGTTCTAGTCTGGAGACAGACCCCGATCGGTTAGACTATGTGGAAAAACGACTACGGCAATTAAAACAAATCTGTCGCAAATACGGACCGACACTAACAGATGCCATTGCTAGCGCCCACAAATTGCGGGCATATCTCCACTCTCTGACGGAAGAAGAACAACCGATCGAGGTACTAGAAGAGCAATTAAAACTAAAAGCAGAGAAACTACAGGCACTAGCTCAAACCTTGACACAGTTAAGGCAAGAGAGTGCCAAGCTCCTAGAAAGAGAAATGATCAAAGGGTTACAGTCTTTGGCAATGGAAAAAGTGCAATTTGAAGTCCAGATTACTGCTATTCCTCCCACTCCCAGTGGCTGCGACCAAGTGCAGTTTTTATTTAGCCCCAATCCTGGAGAACCTCTACAACCCTTGACAGAAATTGCCTCAGGGGGGGAAATGAGTCGGTTTCTACTGGCATTGAAGACCTGTTTTGCTGCCACTTCCCCTGTTTCTACCCTAGTGTTTGATGAAATTGATGTGGGTGTATCCGGTCGCGTTGCTCAGTCGATTGCCCATCATCTCTATCGCCTCAGCCGCAGACAGCAAGTCCTGTGTGTTACCCATCAACCGATCGTGGCTGCCATTGCTGACCATCATTTTCACGTTGCCAAACATATTGTTCCAGAGACGACGGAAGGGGGTAAGACAAAAGAACGCACCTATGTCACCGTGTCTTACCTAGAAGGGGAAAGCCGTAAACAGGAACTAGCCCAGATTGCTGGGGGTATTGATGTCAGCGACAAACCAAAACGGGGCAGAAAAAAACAGACCGCCTCTGAGAGTGCCCTTGCCTTTGCTGAATCTTTGTTAGAACAAGCCGATCGGTTAAAACTTGCCCTGGGTTAA